The following are from one region of the Acanthopagrus latus isolate v.2019 chromosome 2, fAcaLat1.1, whole genome shotgun sequence genome:
- the LOC119010416 gene encoding uncharacterized protein LOC119010416, with protein MAASILRRKIPPISTGELCAPPLRQASRSQSRPGSGAEPAERQHLIGDGHSDWMTEKVDLSSFVSTTESSPSSSLPPSPLEQDVKVPSDLEVMTSLLQEELAQLEDYFRSESTSTTNKCEKSSKCDKGAQAMGSQSYYQLPYGSYGTSQSETSPVVVTLATGELDLASFCGGPIGRTKIARPAPYNYHHRYHHNNGRRIISEAVKVGEEVGLDTWGSRGSYSGSTELSVNHYSTLKTVSKNSLGSVKKVRECALSLKEEESYCFSEGMFCSEEIARGFCLGGSYDSHHKREGQLMHNVKVNVSYDSAGLEVLHCSKDGGLSGSIPQETMVAGDGYFHQSMASTEPYHSFIGDLDQPSQAQAVEPQHGHYLYPECLADQSYECLSRGEGEGTLLGAPIHRPTQRLKDEPCSVKPALVMAGAPLESGSGERKQKKRDQNKTAAHRYRLRKRAELDSLEEELHGLEGQNRELRDKAESVEREIQYVKDLLIEVYKARSQRLKQDGSA; from the exons ATGGCGGCATCGATCCTTCGCAGGAAAATTCCTCCCATTTCCACGGGCGAGCTCTGCGCTCCCCCTCTCCGACAGGCTAGCCGCAGCCAATCACGGCCCGGGTCGGGGGCGGAGCCAGCGGAGAGGCAGCACTTAATTG GTGATGGTCACTCAGATTGGATGACGGAAAAAGTtgatttgtcttcatttgtgtCGACGACCGAGTCTTCTCCCAGCTCATCCCTTCCGCCCTCGCCGTTAGAACAAGATGTCAAGGTGCCCTCGGATCTGGAGGTCATGACCTCTTTACTGCAGGAGGAACTGGCTCAGCTGGAGGACTACTTCCGCTCCGAGTCCACATCCACGACAAACAAGTGTGAGAAATCCTCAAAATGTGACAAGGGTGCTCAAGCCATGGGCTCCCAGTCTTATTATCAGTTACCCTATGGCTCATATGggaccagccaatcagaaaccaGCCCTGTGGTTGTTACCTTGGCAACAGGGGAACTGGACCTGGCCAGCTTCTGTGGCGGACCCATCGGCAGAACCAAAATTGCTCGCCCCGCTCCGTACAACTACCATCACCGCTACCACCACAACAACGGGCGAAGAATCATCAGCGAGGCGGTGAAAGTCGGGGAGGAAGTTGGACTTGATACGTGGGGCTCCAGGGGAAGTTACTCAGGAAGCACAGAGCTGTCTGTGAACCACTACTCCACACTGAAGACAGTGAGCAAGAACAGCCTCGGCAGCGTCAAGAAGGTGAGAGAATGTGCTTTATCGTTGAAGGAAGAGGAAAGTTATTGTTTTTCAGAAGGAATGTTTTGCAGCGAAGAGATTGCTCGAGGTTTTTGTCTTGGTGGCTCGTACGACAGCCACCACAAGCGAGAGGGACAGTTGATGCACAACGTGAAGGTCAATGTAAGTTACGACAGCGCGGGGCTCGAGGTCTTGCACTGCAGCAAAGATGGAGGACTTTCTGGGAGTATTCCCCAAGAGACAATGGTGGCCGGTGACGGCTACTTCCACCAGTCCATGGCCAGCACAGAGCCTTACCATAGCTTTATAGGTGACCTAGATCAGCCGTCACAAGCACAGGCTGTAGAGCCCCAACATGGCCACTACCTCTATCCAGAATGCCTTGCAGACCAAAGCTATGAATGTCTGTCCAGAGGGGAGGGTGAGGGGACGCTGCTGGGCGCCCCCATCCACCGCCCCACCCAGAGGCTAAAGGATGAGCCATGCTCGGTGAAGCCAGCTCTGGTGATGGCCGGCGCGCCCCTGGAGTCCGGCAgtggagagaggaagcagaagaagagagaccAGAACAAAACTGCTGCTCACAG GTACAGGCTGCGTAAGAGGGcggagctggactctctggaggaggagctgcacgGCCTCGAGGGGCAGAACCGGGAGCTTCGTGACAAGGCGGAGTCGGTGGAGCGAGAAATCCAATACGTCAAAGATTTACTGATCGAGGTCTACAAGGCTCGCAGTCAGCGGCTCAAACAGGATGGCagtgcctaa
- the zgc:113279 gene encoding uncharacterized protein zgc:113279, with the protein MRGRYKRKDPKEKGDTVDIGAELSPLPGEPAAGLAGADAPGPGTTAQDVGSKRRGSRCSIYDGEKVYLGVRVKMPVRDLLRNIRLAQGVEPQDFQDIYGDTVAGDKKRVKTRTGRRTAKKKCPTKSLEELAIIVEVLEEDLKTGNNYCSPPQPFSPPHPPVSPDWSPTGSGYYSDESDEMIPSPQSYMTYSPGTADYYHALSPPGIIHNSPQFIGRDNGLAKEWADPQNQDWNLNSSAFFWTQLQKEESQLSDVSDAVLLATDGHGRAALHKAACVGKRALGYAIAQRLAVFNRLDLKDSDGMTPLLHAAKNNHHLMVADLIRMGANVNETNNLGKSCLHLSAEKGYIRVLEVLKHAMMDGVYVDVEATDNSGMSVLQCASVALKATVRELENSTSPNHTRLQTLRQEQMMETLECLLQMGSYLHTMGSRSMQPRFG; encoded by the exons ATGAGAGGACGGTACAAACGAAAGGACCCGAAAGAAAAGGGTGATACCGTCGACATCGGGGCTGAGCTCTCCCCTCTGCCGGGGGAGCCCGCGGCGGGCCTGGCCGGAGCAGACGCACCTGGTCCCGGTACTACTGCCCAGGATGTGGGCAGTAAGAGAAGAG GGTCAAGGTGTTCCATTTACGATGGTGAGAAGGTGTACCTGGGAGTCCGCGTCAAAATGCCAGTGAGGGATCTTCTGAGGAACATCCGCCTAGCTCAAGGGGTTGAACCTCAAGATTTTCAG GACATCTACGGTGACACAGTCGCAG GAGACAAGAAACGTGTCAAAACTCGCACGGGGCGTCGAACTGCCAAG AAAAAATGCCCCACTAAAAGCCTGGAAGAGCTGGCAATCATCGTTGAGGTACTGGAGGAAGATCTGAAGACGGGCAATAACTACTGTTCACCTCCTCAACCGTTCTCCCCCCCTCACCCTCCAGTGTCTCCCGACTGGTCTCCAACTG GTTCCGGGTACTACAGTGACGAGTCTGATGAAATGATCCCCAGCCCCCAGTCCTACATGACCTACTCGCCGGGCACAGCAGACTACTACCATGCCCTTTCCCCACCTGGCATCATACACAACAGCCCCCAGTTTATTGGAAGAGACAATGGATTGGCGAAGGAGTGGGCCGATCCCCAGAACCAGGACTGGAATCTGAACAGCTCTGCCTTCTTCTGGacacagctgcagaaagagGAAAGCCAGCTGAGTGACGTCTCTGATGCTGTACTGCTGGCGACCGATGGACATGGCAGAGC AGCCCTCCATAAAGCAGCGTGTGTTGGGAAGAGGGCACTGGGCTACGCCATCGCACAACGGTTGGCTGTATTCAACAGACTGGACCTAAAAGACTCTGATGGAATG acccccctcctccatgcTGCAAAGAACAACCACCACCTGATGGTGGCAGATCTTATCCGTATGGGCGCCAATGTCAATGAGACAAACAACTTAGGGAAGTCCTGTCTCCACCTGAGTGCTGAGAAAGGCTACATCAGAGTCCTGGAG gTTCTAAAACATGCAATGATGGATGGTGTGTATGTTGACGTTGAAGCAACTGATAACTCTG gaaTGAGTGTCCTCCAGTGTGCTTCTGTGGCTCTGAAAGCTACAGTACGTGAGTTGGAAAACAGTACAAGTCCAAATCACACCAGGCTCCAGACACTCCGTCAAGAGCAGATGATGGAGACCCTGGAGTGCCTTCTGCAGATGGGCAGCTACCTTCATACCATG GGGAGCCGGAGTATGCAACCTAGATTTGGTTGA